From a region of the Helianthus annuus cultivar XRQ/B chromosome 5, HanXRQr2.0-SUNRISE, whole genome shotgun sequence genome:
- the LOC118492093 gene encoding uncharacterized mitochondrial protein AtMg00240-like codes for MNEPRRYRRLVEKLNYLTVTRPDISFAVSVLSQFMATPYTGHWAATFRVLRYLKTTPGLGILYSDQGHCRVGSFMEDVDGGISGFSDADWGGCPISIDPPLGIVFSLEETLGPGRVRNNTLYPDQVSY; via the coding sequence ATGAATGAACCTAGGCGATACAGACGACTGGTCGAAAAACTTAACTACTTAACTGTCACCCGACCAGATATCTCCTTTGCCGTGAGTGTCCTAAGTCAGTTCATGGCCACTCCATACACGGGACACTGGGCTGCTACTTTCCGTGTCTTAAGATATCTCAAGACCACACCAGGCCTAGGGATCTTATATTCTGATCAGGGTCATTGCCGTGTGGGTTCTTTCATGGAAGATGTAGATGGAGGTATATCTGGTTTCTCAGACGCAGATTGGGGAGGTTGTCCTATTTCCATCGATCCACCACTGGGTATTGTGTTTTCATTGGAGGAAACCTTGGGTCCTGGAAGAGTAAGAAACAACACACTGTATCCAGATCAAGTGTCGTATTAG